From Priestia aryabhattai, one genomic window encodes:
- the ilvC gene encoding ketol-acid reductoisomerase — MTKVYYNGDAKDQLLQGKTVAIVGYGSQGHAHAQNLRDSGVNVVVGLRKGKSWDQAEQDGFTVLSVKEAVQQAEVVMVLLPDEHQPKVYNEEILPGLKPGKSLVFAHGFNIHFNQIVAPEFVDVFLVAPKGPGHLVRRTYEEGAGVPALFAVFQDVTGEAKDVALAYAKAIGSARAGVLETTFKEETETDLFGEQAVLCGGLTSLVKAGFETLVEAGYQPEVAYFECLHELKLIVDLMYEGGMEGMRYSISDTAQWGDFVSGPRVVDERSKEQMKKVLEDIQTGKFAKGWILENQANRPEFTAINNRENEHLIEKVGAQLREMMPFVKKQKKEAVIASAKN; from the coding sequence ATGACAAAGGTATATTATAACGGAGATGCAAAGGATCAATTATTACAAGGTAAAACAGTAGCAATCGTAGGTTATGGTTCACAAGGTCACGCTCACGCACAAAACTTACGCGACAGCGGAGTGAACGTGGTAGTAGGATTACGTAAAGGTAAATCATGGGATCAAGCAGAACAAGACGGCTTCACTGTATTATCTGTAAAAGAAGCAGTTCAACAAGCAGAAGTAGTAATGGTATTACTTCCAGATGAGCATCAGCCAAAGGTTTATAACGAGGAAATTCTTCCAGGATTAAAACCAGGAAAATCTTTAGTATTTGCTCACGGTTTCAACATTCACTTTAATCAAATCGTAGCACCTGAATTTGTTGACGTATTCTTAGTAGCTCCAAAAGGTCCTGGTCACCTTGTAAGAAGAACATATGAAGAAGGAGCTGGCGTACCAGCATTATTCGCAGTATTTCAAGATGTAACTGGCGAAGCAAAAGACGTAGCGTTAGCTTATGCTAAAGCAATCGGTTCAGCTCGTGCGGGTGTATTAGAAACAACATTTAAAGAAGAAACAGAAACAGATCTTTTCGGTGAGCAAGCAGTACTTTGTGGCGGTTTAACTTCATTAGTTAAAGCTGGTTTTGAAACGCTTGTAGAAGCTGGCTACCAACCAGAAGTTGCATATTTTGAGTGTTTACATGAATTAAAATTAATTGTTGACCTTATGTATGAAGGCGGAATGGAAGGCATGCGTTATTCAATCTCTGATACAGCTCAATGGGGTGACTTCGTTTCAGGACCACGCGTTGTAGATGAGCGTTCCAAAGAACAAATGAAAAAAGTGCTTGAAGATATCCAAACAGGTAAATTTGCAAAAGGATGGATCCTAGAAAACCAAGCAAATCGTCCAGAATTTACAGCTATCAATAACCGTGAAAACGAACATTTAATTGAAAAAGTTGGCGCTCAATTACGTGAAATGATGCCATTTGTTAAAAAACAAAAGAAAGAAGCGGTGATCGCTAGTGCAAAAAATTAA
- the ilvN gene encoding acetolactate synthase small subunit, whose translation MKRIITATVLNRAGVLNRVTGLFTKRNFNIESISVGHTESEDVSRMTFVVNVEHDNAAEQVIKQLNKQIDVLKVQDITDQAVVSRELALMKVASTPASRNELYAVIEPFRATIIDVSRDSLIIQVTGESSKIEAMIDLLQPYGLKEVTRTGTVAVPRGTQKAATKLSSII comes from the coding sequence ATGAAGCGAATTATTACAGCAACTGTATTAAACCGTGCGGGCGTTTTAAATCGCGTGACGGGGTTATTTACAAAAAGAAATTTCAATATTGAGAGTATTTCGGTAGGGCACACTGAATCTGAGGATGTATCACGCATGACGTTTGTTGTGAACGTAGAGCATGATAACGCTGCTGAACAAGTGATTAAGCAGTTAAATAAGCAGATCGACGTGTTAAAAGTTCAAGATATTACGGATCAAGCGGTGGTGTCAAGAGAGCTTGCTTTAATGAAAGTAGCATCTACACCAGCGAGCCGTAACGAACTTTATGCAGTAATTGAGCCTTTCCGTGCAACCATCATTGATGTAAGCCGCGACAGCTTAATTATTCAAGTAACAGGTGAATCCAGCAAGATTGAAGCGATGATTGATTTACTTCAGCCTTATGGATTAAAAGAAGTAACGCGCACTGGAACAGTAGCTGTTCCACGCGGTACGCAAAAAGCAGCAACCAAACTTTCATCAATCATTTAA
- the ilvB gene encoding acetolactate synthase large subunit, giving the protein MRKVGANMQTKEPVGTGAQMNGADMLIESLRRENVDVIFGYPGGAVLPIYDKLYGSGMFHVLARHEQGGIHAAEGYARISGKPGVVIATSGPGATNIVTGLADAMIDSLPLVVFTGQVASSVIGSDAFQEADVLGITMPITKHSYQVRNISDMPRIIKEAFHIATTGRPGPVLIDIPKDMAQGDGTFSYEGEIDLPGYQPTYFPNQLQVKKLTDAVAAAKKPVILAGAGVLLSKGSEQLKNYAERQNIPVINTLLGLGCFPADHPLHLGMAGMHGTYTANMAIYESDLLISIGARFDDRVTGNLKHFAPNAKIAHIDIDPAEIGKNVPTKIPIVGDAKEVLKQLLLQEGEIGDYTKWHEKLAAWKQEYPLWYQNSADVLKPQKVVELLHKYTNGDAVVTTDVGQHQMWVAQYYTFNNPDRWVTSGGLGTMGFGLPSAIGAQLANKDKTVVAVVGDGGFQMTLQELGVIRELNLPVKVVVLNNQSLGMVRQWQEIFYEERYSHSLIPNQPNLMKLAEAYDIKGLQASTEEEAHAALKEAMETDGPVLLNFFVAPKENVYPMVAPGKGLHEMVGVKP; this is encoded by the coding sequence ATGAGAAAAGTGGGAGCCAATATGCAAACGAAAGAACCTGTAGGCACTGGGGCACAAATGAATGGAGCTGACATGTTGATTGAATCTCTAAGAAGAGAAAACGTTGACGTCATCTTCGGTTACCCAGGGGGAGCCGTTTTACCGATTTACGATAAGCTATACGGTTCAGGAATGTTTCACGTACTTGCTCGTCACGAACAAGGTGGAATTCACGCAGCAGAAGGGTACGCAAGAATTTCAGGCAAACCCGGTGTAGTTATCGCAACAAGTGGTCCTGGTGCAACAAATATCGTAACAGGTTTGGCAGATGCGATGATTGACTCACTTCCTTTAGTTGTTTTTACTGGTCAAGTAGCTTCAAGTGTAATTGGTTCTGATGCGTTTCAAGAAGCAGATGTACTAGGAATTACAATGCCAATTACGAAACATAGCTATCAAGTACGTAATATCAGCGATATGCCGAGAATCATCAAAGAGGCATTTCATATTGCGACAACAGGAAGACCTGGTCCAGTCTTAATTGATATTCCAAAAGATATGGCACAGGGTGATGGAACATTCAGTTACGAAGGAGAAATTGATTTACCTGGCTATCAGCCAACCTATTTTCCAAATCAGCTGCAGGTTAAAAAATTAACAGACGCAGTAGCAGCTGCAAAGAAACCTGTTATCTTAGCAGGTGCGGGAGTGTTATTGAGTAAAGGTTCAGAACAATTAAAAAATTATGCTGAACGTCAAAATATTCCGGTTATTAATACGCTTTTAGGATTAGGCTGTTTTCCTGCGGATCATCCGCTTCATTTAGGAATGGCTGGCATGCATGGAACGTACACAGCGAACATGGCAATTTATGAGAGTGATCTTCTCATTAGTATCGGTGCACGCTTTGATGACCGAGTAACAGGTAACTTAAAGCATTTTGCACCAAATGCAAAAATTGCTCACATTGACATCGACCCAGCGGAAATTGGAAAGAATGTTCCAACCAAGATTCCAATTGTTGGAGATGCAAAAGAAGTATTGAAGCAATTGCTTTTGCAAGAAGGAGAAATTGGAGATTATACGAAATGGCATGAGAAATTAGCGGCGTGGAAACAAGAATATCCATTATGGTATCAGAACTCAGCGGACGTGTTAAAACCACAAAAAGTAGTTGAGTTGCTTCACAAGTATACAAATGGAGATGCCGTTGTTACAACGGACGTTGGGCAACATCAAATGTGGGTAGCTCAATACTACACATTTAATAATCCAGATCGATGGGTAACTTCAGGTGGTCTTGGCACCATGGGCTTTGGATTACCTTCTGCAATCGGCGCTCAGCTGGCAAATAAAGATAAAACAGTTGTAGCAGTCGTTGGTGACGGTGGATTTCAAATGACGCTTCAAGAATTAGGGGTTATTAGAGAATTAAATTTACCTGTAAAAGTGGTTGTACTTAACAATCAGTCGCTTGGAATGGTTCGTCAGTGGCAGGAAATCTTCTATGAAGAACGCTACTCGCACTCTTTAATTCCGAATCAGCCTAATTTAATGAAGCTTGCAGAAGCCTATGACATTAAAGGTTTACAAGCCTCTACTGAAGAAGAAGCGCATGCGGCTTTGAAAGAAGCAATGGAAACAGATGGACCTGTTTTACTAAACTTCTTTGTCGCACCTAAAGAAAACGTATATCCAATGGTTGCACCTGGAAAAGGATTACATGAAATGGTAGGGGTGAAACCATGA